One region of Terricaulis silvestris genomic DNA includes:
- the iolD gene encoding 3D-(3,5/4)-trihydroxycyclohexane-1,2-dione acylhydrolase (decyclizing): MKTVRLTAAQAAIRYLANQYIETDGGEVRYFAGAWAIFGHGNVAGLGEALYAARDALPTYRAHNEQAMAHAAIAYAKQMRRRRAMICTTSIGPGATNMVTAAALAHVNRLPVLLMPGDVYASRRPDPVLQQIEDFGDATVSANESFRPVSRFFDRLTRPEQILDSLPRAMATLLDPVNCGPATLGFCQDVQAEAFDYPAAFLEKRVWRIRKPQPEARDVDALAALLKASKAPLIIAGGGVLYAGAEDALSRFAQATGVPVAETQAGKGALAWNHSSVLGSIGVTGASAANEAAAAADVIIAIGTRLQDFTSGSRTLFERDGATLIQVNVAPHDAHKHGARAVVGDAGAVIGALEGKLGGWKTPAPWRDANVNRVATWNDAVAAATAAPKGQGKPSDAQVIGAVQRAANESAVVVCAAGGLPGELHKLWRTGKPGGYHVEYGFSCMGYEIAGGLGVKIAAPERDVYVMVGDGSYLMMNSEIATSVMLGKKLTIVALDNRGYGCINRLQRSTGSESFNNLLADATHETLPDIDFAAHAASLGAIAEKVDNVAGLEHALARAKSADRTSVIVIDTDPMITTEAGGWWWDVAVPEVSERSQVREARKIYENKIKKGDA; this comes from the coding sequence ATGAAGACGGTGCGCCTCACCGCGGCGCAGGCCGCGATCCGCTATCTCGCAAACCAATACATCGAGACCGATGGCGGCGAGGTACGATACTTCGCCGGCGCCTGGGCGATCTTCGGACATGGCAATGTCGCGGGCTTAGGGGAGGCGCTCTACGCAGCGCGCGATGCGCTGCCGACCTATCGCGCTCATAACGAACAAGCCATGGCGCACGCGGCGATCGCTTACGCCAAGCAGATGCGCCGCCGCCGCGCGATGATCTGCACGACATCAATCGGTCCGGGCGCCACCAACATGGTCACGGCCGCTGCACTCGCGCATGTGAACCGACTTCCGGTGCTGCTGATGCCCGGCGACGTTTATGCCTCGCGGCGTCCTGATCCTGTGCTGCAACAGATCGAGGATTTCGGTGACGCGACGGTTTCCGCCAATGAAAGCTTCCGGCCGGTTTCGCGTTTCTTCGATCGCCTCACGCGCCCCGAGCAAATCTTGGATTCACTGCCGCGCGCGATGGCAACGCTGCTTGATCCGGTCAATTGCGGGCCCGCGACCCTCGGCTTCTGCCAGGACGTGCAGGCCGAAGCGTTCGATTATCCAGCCGCGTTCTTGGAAAAACGCGTCTGGCGTATCCGCAAACCGCAGCCTGAAGCGCGGGATGTCGATGCGCTCGCAGCGTTGCTGAAGGCATCGAAGGCGCCATTGATCATCGCAGGCGGGGGCGTGCTGTACGCCGGTGCCGAGGACGCGCTGTCGCGCTTCGCCCAAGCCACTGGCGTACCTGTCGCCGAGACCCAAGCCGGCAAAGGCGCGCTCGCGTGGAACCATTCGAGCGTACTCGGCTCGATTGGCGTCACTGGCGCCAGTGCAGCCAACGAAGCGGCGGCCGCCGCTGATGTCATCATCGCCATTGGCACGCGCCTTCAAGATTTCACCAGCGGCTCGCGCACATTGTTCGAGCGCGACGGCGCTACGCTCATCCAAGTCAATGTCGCGCCACACGACGCGCACAAGCACGGTGCTCGCGCGGTGGTGGGTGACGCGGGGGCGGTGATCGGAGCCCTCGAAGGGAAACTTGGCGGCTGGAAGACGCCCGCACCGTGGCGCGATGCCAACGTAAACCGTGTGGCGACCTGGAATGACGCCGTCGCTGCCGCGACTGCAGCGCCGAAAGGCCAAGGCAAGCCCAGTGATGCGCAAGTCATTGGCGCCGTGCAACGTGCGGCCAACGAAAGCGCCGTCGTGGTCTGCGCCGCGGGCGGCCTGCCGGGAGAACTGCACAAGCTCTGGCGAACGGGAAAGCCCGGCGGCTACCACGTTGAATACGGTTTCTCGTGCATGGGCTACGAAATCGCTGGCGGCCTCGGTGTGAAGATCGCCGCGCCAGAGCGCGACGTGTACGTCATGGTCGGCGACGGCTCGTACCTGATGATGAACTCCGAGATCGCGACGTCAGTGATGCTCGGCAAGAAGCTCACCATCGTTGCACTCGACAATCGCGGCTATGGCTGCATCAACCGCCTGCAGCGGTCCACCGGCTCGGAATCGTTCAACAACCTCCTGGCCGACGCGACGCATGAAACACTGCCGGACATCGATTTCGCTGCGCATGCTGCCAGTCTCGGTGCGATCGCCGAGAAGGTCGATAACGTTGCGGGCCTCGAGCACGCGCTCGCGCGGGCCAAGTCTGCCGACCGCACCAGCGTCATCGTTATCGACACCGACCCCATGATCACCACGGAAGCCGGCGGCTGGTGGTGGGATGTCGCGGTGCCGGAAGTGTCCGAGCGTTCACAAGTGCGCGAAGCGCGCAAGATCTACGAAAACAAGATCAAGAAGGGCGACGCATGA
- the iolB gene encoding 5-deoxy-glucuronate isomerase, with the protein MPDLRVRSKQRDDSGAVLTVTPESAGWTYVGFKVVKLEPGESAGGGEVGREACLIVLSGRCDIEVGKQRFDNIGERMSVFDDISPAAVYAPAGVLYAITARTPLEVAIGSAPGAGGGEARLIPSERITKETRGEGTNTRYVRNILPETEVADSLLIAEVITPGGNWSSYPPHKHDRLAEPHESHLEEVYYHRLNPPQGFAFQRVYTDDRSLDETVSVEDGDVVLVPRGYHPVGAPHGYDLYYLNIMAGPKRTWIFNNDPAHAWIAKKK; encoded by the coding sequence ATGCCCGACTTACGCGTGCGCTCGAAGCAACGGGACGATAGCGGCGCCGTGCTCACCGTGACGCCCGAAAGCGCAGGCTGGACTTATGTCGGCTTCAAAGTCGTGAAGCTCGAACCCGGCGAGAGCGCCGGAGGCGGCGAGGTGGGACGCGAAGCTTGTCTCATCGTCTTAAGCGGCCGTTGCGACATCGAAGTGGGCAAACAGCGTTTCGACAATATCGGCGAGCGCATGAGCGTGTTCGACGACATCTCGCCCGCCGCGGTCTACGCGCCAGCCGGCGTGCTCTACGCCATCACTGCACGTACGCCGCTCGAAGTCGCGATCGGCTCCGCGCCCGGCGCAGGCGGCGGCGAAGCGCGGCTCATTCCGTCGGAGCGCATCACCAAGGAAACGCGCGGTGAGGGCACGAACACACGCTACGTGCGCAACATTCTGCCCGAAACCGAAGTGGCCGATAGCCTGCTGATCGCTGAGGTGATCACGCCCGGCGGCAATTGGTCATCGTATCCGCCGCACAAACACGATCGCTTGGCGGAGCCGCACGAGTCCCATCTCGAAGAGGTGTACTACCACCGCCTCAACCCGCCGCAGGGCTTTGCCTTCCAGCGCGTCTACACTGACGACCGCTCGCTCGATGAAACGGTCAGCGTTGAAGACGGTGATGTCGTGCTGGTGCCACGCGGCTATCACCCGGTCGGCGCTCCGCACGGCTACGATCTCTACTATCTGAACATTATGGCTGGGCCGAAGCGGACTTGGATCTTCAACAACGACCCAGCGCATGCCTGGATCGCCAAGAAGAAATAA
- a CDS encoding MurR/RpiR family transcriptional regulator: protein MSSANRAPQTSEELRAAILDRYEALSKRLQQIARYVLDEPNAVALETLAVIGERSGVQPSAIVRFAKAIGFDSASQMQKVIRDGLIAGSAVLGYSERVRQFSENTQARHGDRPADVLSEFVEGNVLALNNLRELINANDLRAAVDLIAEAETVYVVGFRRSLPVSSYLAYSLQQLNKRTVFVDGVGGLTRQQIQSIGRNDLLIDVSFHPYADETIQAVQTAIAHEAKVLSVSDSLVSPTAKPATLALQVKEAEIRKFRSLAATMCLVQAIVISYAFETAQQQARPRKTAASAKRRQVS from the coding sequence ATGTCCAGTGCGAACCGCGCGCCGCAAACGAGCGAGGAGCTCCGCGCCGCCATTCTCGATCGCTACGAGGCCCTGAGCAAGCGGCTCCAGCAAATCGCGCGCTATGTGCTTGATGAGCCCAATGCGGTTGCGCTGGAAACGCTTGCGGTCATCGGCGAACGCTCAGGGGTACAACCGTCCGCGATCGTTCGCTTCGCCAAGGCGATTGGCTTCGATAGCGCCAGCCAGATGCAGAAAGTGATCCGCGACGGGCTGATCGCCGGCAGCGCCGTCTTGGGATACAGCGAACGTGTCCGGCAATTCTCAGAAAACACCCAGGCCCGCCACGGCGACCGCCCCGCCGACGTCCTCTCGGAGTTCGTCGAGGGCAACGTGCTGGCGTTGAACAATCTGCGCGAATTGATCAACGCCAATGACCTGCGCGCCGCCGTGGATCTCATCGCGGAAGCCGAAACCGTTTATGTTGTGGGTTTTCGGCGGTCACTGCCGGTGTCGTCCTATCTCGCCTATTCGCTGCAGCAGTTGAACAAGCGCACGGTGTTTGTCGATGGCGTCGGCGGCCTGACCCGCCAGCAGATTCAATCAATCGGCCGCAACGATCTTCTGATCGATGTGAGCTTCCATCCGTACGCCGACGAAACCATCCAAGCTGTTCAGACGGCGATTGCACACGAAGCCAAGGTGCTTTCCGTCAGCGACTCGCTTGTAAGCCCAACGGCAAAGCCTGCGACATTGGCGCTGCAGGTGAAGGAGGCGGAAATCCGAAAGTTCCGTTCCTTGGCCGCCACGATGTGCTTGGTGCAGGCCATCGTCATTTCCTACGCCTTTGAAACCGCTCAGCAACAAGCGCGTCCCCGCAAAACAGCAGCTTCCGCCAAGCGACGCCAGGTTAGCTGA
- a CDS encoding MFS transporter, whose translation MAGGLLKAFATAADAPLIGDQKEIDRIFKSTRWRVMFAITVGYGLIYTCRLAIGMVKPSMIDAGIFTPAEFGLIGSALFYTYALGKLTNGFFADHSNMRVFLTFGFLMTAVCNVAMGFADTVLVAAIVWGLNGYFQGFGAPGGVVAMTSWFSNKERGRAYGLWSTAHSIGEGLTFFVIGSVVAYFGWRWGYFVPAMIGFGAAAMMWLMVRDRPRTMGLPTVADWKNDHLPESESSKAKSTLALQFSILRIPTIWILALASLANYITRYAINSWGPLYLQEARGFDEIASGTMLMISTLAGIAGSLLYGVISDKFFNARRPPANLLFSIVEIIGLVLIFFGPTDLVTLTIGMVLFGLGLTGLVASLGGLFAVDICPKRVAGAAMGVIGVFSYIGAAIQENISGVMIDQSSHMVGADRVYDFGPVIWFWLGSSIVSMVLAATLWRAKLRD comes from the coding sequence GTGGCGGGTGGATTACTAAAGGCGTTCGCGACAGCGGCCGACGCGCCGCTGATCGGCGATCAAAAAGAGATCGACCGCATTTTCAAGTCGACGCGCTGGCGCGTGATGTTCGCCATCACCGTCGGCTACGGGTTGATCTACACCTGCCGCCTCGCCATCGGCATGGTGAAGCCGTCAATGATAGACGCCGGCATCTTCACGCCGGCGGAGTTCGGTCTGATCGGCTCGGCGCTGTTCTACACCTACGCACTCGGCAAGCTCACCAACGGATTCTTTGCCGACCACTCCAACATGCGCGTGTTCTTGACGTTCGGTTTTCTCATGACCGCGGTCTGCAATGTCGCCATGGGCTTTGCCGACACGGTCCTCGTCGCCGCGATTGTTTGGGGGCTCAACGGGTACTTCCAAGGCTTCGGCGCGCCGGGGGGCGTCGTGGCAATGACGTCGTGGTTCTCCAACAAGGAGCGCGGCCGCGCCTACGGCCTGTGGAGCACAGCGCACTCGATCGGCGAAGGACTGACCTTCTTCGTCATCGGCTCCGTCGTTGCGTATTTTGGCTGGCGCTGGGGCTATTTCGTACCGGCGATGATCGGCTTTGGCGCCGCCGCCATGATGTGGCTCATGGTCCGCGATCGCCCGCGCACCATGGGCCTGCCCACGGTTGCGGATTGGAAGAACGATCACCTGCCCGAAAGTGAATCCTCCAAGGCTAAGAGTACGCTGGCGCTGCAATTCTCGATCTTGCGCATCCCGACGATCTGGATTCTCGCGCTGGCCAGCCTCGCCAACTACATCACGCGCTACGCCATCAACTCATGGGGGCCGCTCTACCTGCAAGAGGCGCGCGGATTTGACGAAATCGCATCCGGCACGATGCTGATGATCTCGACGCTCGCTGGCATCGCCGGGTCGCTGCTCTACGGTGTGATCAGCGACAAGTTCTTCAACGCACGGCGTCCGCCGGCCAACCTGTTGTTCTCGATCGTCGAGATTATCGGCCTTGTCCTCATTTTCTTCGGCCCCACCGACCTTGTGACGTTGACCATCGGCATGGTTCTGTTCGGCCTTGGCCTGACGGGTCTCGTCGCCTCGCTCGGTGGTTTATTTGCTGTCGATATTTGCCCCAAGCGCGTCGCTGGCGCGGCCATGGGCGTGATCGGCGTCTTCTCTTATATCGGCGCCGCCATCCAGGAGAACATCAGCGGCGTCATGATCGACCAGAGTTCGCACATGGTCGGCGCCGATCGCGTTTATGATTTCGGTCCCGTGATCTGGTTTTGGCTGGGGTCGTCGATCGTCTCCATGGTGCTCGCCGCCACACTGTGGCGCGCGAAGCTGCGCGACTGA
- the iolE gene encoding myo-inosose-2 dehydratase, translated as MSIRFGVSPIAWANDDMPELGADTPLETILAESREIGFEGIELGGKFPREPNALKAALAPYGLDCVGGWYSGNLLKQDADAEITALQDHLKLLKAMGSKVFVFAETSNAVHSNKAVPLEGTPRLKASDWVEFGARMTKVADYIAGQGIKFAYHHHLGTVVENQADMEAFIAATSPSVGFTLDTGHAALGDVKTIDIIERFPERVAHVHCKDVRGPVHAEARRIGKSFLDGVLAGMFTVPGDGSIDFGAVMRALKGISYSGWIIVEAEQDPVIANPKVYGAMGFSTLKREAAKAGLI; from the coding sequence ATGAGCATCAGATTCGGCGTCAGCCCCATCGCCTGGGCCAATGACGACATGCCAGAACTCGGTGCCGACACGCCGCTCGAAACCATCCTCGCGGAGTCGCGCGAGATTGGCTTTGAAGGCATCGAACTTGGCGGCAAGTTTCCGCGCGAACCGAACGCGCTGAAGGCAGCACTCGCACCCTATGGCCTCGACTGCGTCGGCGGCTGGTATAGCGGCAATCTGCTGAAGCAGGACGCCGATGCCGAAATCACCGCGCTGCAGGATCATCTCAAGCTGTTGAAGGCGATGGGCTCCAAAGTCTTTGTTTTCGCTGAAACCAGCAACGCCGTGCACAGCAACAAGGCCGTGCCACTTGAAGGCACACCGCGCTTGAAGGCCAGCGACTGGGTCGAGTTCGGCGCGCGCATGACCAAGGTTGCCGACTACATCGCGGGCCAAGGCATCAAATTCGCGTACCACCATCACCTCGGCACGGTCGTAGAAAACCAAGCCGACATGGAAGCCTTCATTGCAGCCACAAGCCCGAGCGTCGGCTTCACGCTCGACACCGGCCACGCAGCGTTGGGCGACGTCAAAACCATCGACATCATCGAGCGCTTCCCCGAACGCGTCGCGCATGTTCACTGCAAGGACGTGCGCGGACCTGTCCACGCCGAAGCGCGCCGCATCGGCAAGAGCTTCCTCGATGGCGTACTCGCCGGCATGTTCACCGTGCCGGGCGACGGTAGCATCGACTTTGGCGCCGTAATGCGCGCATTGAAGGGCATCAGCTATAGCGGCTGGATCATCGTCGAAGCCGAACAGGATCCCGTCATAGCCAATCCCAAAGTATACGGCGCGATGGGTTTCTCGACGCTGAAGCGGGAAGCCGCCAAGGCCGGACTGATTTAA
- a CDS encoding bifunctional 5-dehydro-2-deoxygluconokinase/5-dehydro-2-deoxyphosphogluconate aldolase, whose protein sequence is MAPKERALDLIAIGRSSVDLYGQQIGGRLEDMGGFAKYVGGSPTNTIIGASRLGLKTGLVTRVGADHMGRFIREELERDGVDVRGVKSDPERLTALVILGIRDHETFPLIFYRENCADMALDESDIDEDFIRSAGCVLLSGTHLSRKNVFAASLRAAKAAKAAGRRVVFDIDYRPVLWGLEARDKGENRFVADAKVTEQLQRILPLCDLIVGTEEEIHILGGSTDTVAAMRAIRKESDALIICKLGAMGCAAYPDAIPDTIEEGIVVPGFPVEVFNVLGAGDAFMAGFLRGWLRGEPVERCCTFGNASGAIVVSRHGCAPAMPAWAEMEYFLAMKQRPHRLREDKQLEHVHWAGVRRGVYDELTVFAFDHRSQFEDIARLCNADEAGIGAFKTLALRALDTVAKRDARFGVLLDGRHGMRALEAAADLPYWIGRPIERPQSCPLEFDTGHADVATEIAEWPLNHVVKCLVHYHPDDPADLRERQERQVVRLFDACRSTRHELLLEIICSKSGAVNGITATRAIQRFYDLGVRPDWWKLEPGANADSWAHIERAVVTNDPLCRGVVLLGLSAPKEELIQSFASAARAGIVKGFAVGRTIFNEPATRWFKGEIGDAAAVAAMAASFSELVDAWRGAKKAHTR, encoded by the coding sequence ATGGCCCCGAAAGAGCGCGCGCTTGATCTGATTGCGATCGGCAGGTCTTCGGTTGATCTGTACGGCCAGCAGATCGGTGGCCGTCTCGAGGATATGGGCGGTTTCGCGAAATATGTCGGTGGCAGCCCGACGAACACTATCATCGGCGCATCGCGCCTTGGTCTCAAAACTGGCCTCGTCACCCGCGTTGGCGCCGACCACATGGGCCGCTTCATCCGCGAAGAATTGGAGCGCGACGGCGTCGATGTGCGCGGAGTCAAAAGCGATCCCGAACGCCTGACCGCGTTGGTCATCCTCGGCATCCGGGACCACGAGACCTTTCCGCTCATCTTCTATCGCGAGAACTGCGCCGACATGGCGCTTGATGAAAGCGACATCGACGAGGATTTCATCCGTTCCGCCGGCTGCGTGCTGCTGAGCGGCACGCACCTGTCGCGCAAAAACGTGTTCGCCGCCAGCCTGCGCGCCGCGAAAGCGGCCAAGGCTGCGGGCCGGCGCGTCGTCTTCGACATCGACTACCGCCCCGTGCTGTGGGGCCTCGAAGCGCGCGACAAGGGCGAGAACCGCTTCGTCGCCGACGCCAAGGTGACAGAGCAGCTCCAGCGCATTCTGCCGCTGTGCGATCTCATCGTCGGCACAGAGGAAGAGATCCACATCCTCGGCGGTTCAACTGACACCGTCGCCGCCATGCGCGCGATCCGAAAGGAAAGCGACGCGCTCATCATTTGCAAGCTGGGCGCGATGGGCTGCGCTGCATATCCAGACGCCATACCCGACACGATCGAGGAGGGCATAGTCGTACCCGGCTTCCCAGTCGAGGTATTTAACGTCCTCGGCGCCGGCGACGCATTTATGGCGGGCTTCCTGCGCGGCTGGTTGCGCGGCGAGCCGGTGGAGCGCTGCTGCACGTTTGGCAATGCGTCCGGCGCCATCGTTGTGTCGCGCCACGGCTGCGCGCCAGCGATGCCGGCTTGGGCAGAGATGGAGTACTTCCTCGCGATGAAGCAGCGCCCGCACCGGCTGCGCGAGGACAAGCAGCTCGAACACGTGCACTGGGCGGGCGTTCGGCGCGGCGTCTACGATGAACTCACGGTGTTTGCCTTCGATCACCGATCTCAGTTCGAAGATATCGCGCGCCTCTGCAATGCGGACGAGGCGGGCATCGGCGCATTCAAGACGCTGGCGTTACGTGCGCTTGACACAGTCGCCAAGCGCGACGCGCGCTTCGGCGTTCTGCTCGACGGCCGCCACGGCATGCGCGCGCTCGAAGCTGCTGCCGATCTACCGTACTGGATCGGCCGTCCCATCGAGCGGCCGCAATCATGTCCGCTTGAGTTCGACACGGGCCACGCCGATGTCGCCACCGAGATTGCGGAATGGCCGCTCAATCACGTGGTCAAGTGTCTCGTGCACTATCACCCCGATGACCCTGCCGATCTGCGTGAGCGTCAGGAACGCCAAGTCGTTCGTCTGTTCGATGCCTGCCGGTCGACACGCCACGAATTGCTGCTCGAGATCATTTGCTCAAAGAGCGGCGCGGTGAACGGCATCACTGCGACGCGCGCCATTCAACGCTTCTATGATCTCGGCGTCCGCCCGGATTGGTGGAAACTCGAACCAGGCGCGAACGCCGACAGTTGGGCGCACATTGAGCGCGCCGTCGTCACCAACGATCCCCTGTGCCGGGGCGTTGTATTGTTGGGTCTTTCGGCGCCTAAGGAAGAGTTGATCCAATCATTCGCATCCGCCGCTCGGGCGGGCATCGTCAAGGGCTTCGCGGTGGGGCGTACGATCTTCAACGAACCGGCGACGCGCTGGTTCAAAGGTGAGATCGGCGACGCCGCCGCTGTTGCTGCGATGGCGGCGAGCTTCAGCGAATTAGTCGACGCCTGGCGCGGCGCCAAGAAGGCGCATACGCGATGA
- a CDS encoding Gfo/Idh/MocA family protein codes for MSQKTEVAVIGAGRMGQIHGPNAARHPDLSVRYVVETDPVLVQKLAAQLGATIATLEDALGDPAIKGVVIASSTDMHLEHSLACVGAGKVVLCEKPIDLDLAKARAAAPKFEGARFVLGFNRRFDPHVSALRQKIAAGVIGDLETLTLINHDPAAPPPAFIPRSGGLFKDFTIHDLDLAYAILGEAPSEIFATASCLVDPMIAELGDVDTARIILRTKSNKLCVISNTRRSGYGYDQRVEAYGSKGMAATANERIDTVEVWSEAGAHASPIRPNFLNRYMPSYAAEMDHFADVMVRGVKPQVGYAEGLAALAWAEACAESARTNAVVRL; via the coding sequence ATGTCTCAGAAAACCGAAGTCGCCGTCATCGGCGCGGGCCGCATGGGCCAGATTCACGGGCCAAACGCGGCGCGCCATCCCGACCTCAGCGTACGCTACGTGGTCGAGACTGATCCGGTCCTTGTCCAGAAACTTGCCGCACAGCTGGGCGCGACAATTGCCACGCTCGAAGATGCGCTCGGCGATCCGGCGATCAAAGGCGTCGTCATCGCTAGTTCAACGGACATGCATTTGGAGCACAGTCTCGCCTGCGTCGGCGCTGGCAAGGTCGTGCTGTGCGAGAAGCCGATTGACCTAGACTTGGCCAAGGCTCGGGCGGCAGCGCCGAAATTCGAAGGCGCGCGCTTCGTGTTGGGCTTCAACCGCCGCTTTGACCCCCATGTCAGCGCGCTGCGCCAGAAGATCGCCGCCGGCGTGATCGGCGATCTGGAGACACTGACGCTGATCAACCATGACCCGGCGGCGCCGCCGCCCGCGTTCATTCCCCGCTCGGGTGGCCTCTTCAAGGATTTCACCATCCATGATCTCGACCTCGCCTACGCGATCCTCGGCGAGGCCCCGAGCGAGATCTTTGCGACCGCCTCGTGCCTGGTCGATCCAATGATTGCCGAACTTGGTGATGTGGACACGGCGCGGATCATCTTGCGCACCAAGTCCAACAAGCTCTGCGTGATCTCCAACACGCGGCGCAGCGGGTACGGTTACGATCAGCGCGTCGAGGCGTACGGCTCGAAAGGCATGGCGGCGACGGCCAACGAGCGCATCGATACGGTGGAAGTCTGGAGCGAAGCTGGCGCGCATGCGTCGCCGATCCGGCCCAACTTCTTGAACCGCTATATGCCTTCGTACGCGGCGGAAATGGACCATTTTGCCGATGTCATGGTGCGGGGCGTGAAACCGCAGGTGGGCTACGCCGAAGGCTTGGCGGCTTTGGCTTGGGCCGAGGCCTGCGCGGAATCGGCGCGCACCAACGCCGTTGTGAGGCTCTGA
- the iolG gene encoding inositol 2-dehydrogenase, producing the protein MHKIALIGAGRIGRIHAANVAAHPDLQLAYVVDPIADAAKSAAASFGAKTADLDGALGDASVDGVIVASSTDTHLDFSLRAAQAGKAIFCEKPIDLDLARAEDAASKFEGARLFLAFNRRFDPNFRALKKKLDAGAVGKLETLHITSHDPSPPPAGYIPISGGLFKDMAIHDFDMARWILGEEPSEVFAAGACLIDPEIGRLGDIDTAKTILRTPSGKLCVISNSRRSGYGYDQRIEAFGSEGALRAGNVVESTVEAWTESGAQADQFQNFFLDRYATAYHLEMAHFADIMARGAMAQIGYSDGVGALKLATAAQQSLKSGAPVSL; encoded by the coding sequence ATGCACAAGATTGCTCTCATCGGTGCAGGCCGGATCGGCCGCATCCATGCTGCCAATGTCGCGGCGCACCCGGACCTACAGCTTGCCTATGTGGTCGATCCGATCGCAGACGCAGCGAAATCGGCGGCCGCATCATTCGGCGCGAAGACCGCGGATTTGGACGGCGCGCTCGGCGACGCCTCGGTCGACGGCGTCATCGTCGCCAGTTCGACGGATACGCATCTCGATTTTAGTTTGCGCGCAGCCCAAGCCGGCAAGGCGATCTTTTGCGAGAAGCCGATCGATCTCGATCTGGCGCGCGCGGAAGATGCGGCGTCGAAGTTCGAAGGCGCCCGGCTCTTCTTGGCGTTCAACCGCCGCTTCGATCCGAACTTCCGCGCCCTGAAGAAGAAGTTGGACGCCGGCGCGGTAGGCAAGCTGGAGACGCTTCACATCACCAGCCACGACCCGTCCCCACCGCCTGCCGGCTACATTCCAATCAGTGGCGGGCTGTTCAAGGACATGGCGATCCACGATTTCGACATGGCGCGCTGGATCCTCGGCGAAGAGCCCAGCGAGGTGTTCGCAGCGGGTGCATGCCTGATCGACCCCGAGATTGGTCGCCTCGGCGATATCGACACGGCGAAGACTATTCTGCGCACACCGTCCGGCAAGCTCTGCGTCATCTCCAACAGCCGCCGCAGCGGCTACGGTTACGATCAACGCATCGAGGCGTTCGGCTCGGAAGGAGCGCTGCGAGCGGGCAACGTGGTCGAAAGCACGGTGGAAGCTTGGACCGAGAGCGGTGCGCAAGCCGATCAATTCCAGAACTTCTTCCTCGACCGCTACGCCACCGCCTACCACCTCGAGATGGCGCACTTCGCCGACATCATGGCTCGCGGCGCAATGGCGCAGATCGGTTACAGCGATGGCGTTGGGGCGCTTAAGCTCGCCACCGCAGCACAACAGTCGCTGAAGAGCGGCGCGCCGGTCTCGCTCTAG
- a CDS encoding inositol monophosphatase family protein, whose amino-acid sequence MSPLLTAMSEAARAAGEGLVADSARVRTELVVQNKIGPDFVSQADLRAEATIKAILAEHAPDYAFHGEEGGRVGGEHSDLTWLVDPLDGTTNFLWGAPLFGTCIALARGDEVLAGVINMPVLGELLWAEQGKGAFLNGKPIRVSDKTRIEDAVIAFGIPHAGKPGHDLFREEMGRLSRKATGVRRTGSAAVDLAYVACGRWDAYVERIVAAWDMAAGVGIIIEAGGAATDADGNPLKLHGGSVCAGAPALIAPLTAEMRAAGASLDSERAKA is encoded by the coding sequence ATGAGCCCGCTCCTCACCGCCATGTCCGAAGCCGCACGCGCAGCGGGCGAGGGGCTTGTGGCCGACTCCGCCCGTGTCCGCACTGAGCTGGTGGTTCAAAACAAGATCGGCCCTGATTTCGTGAGCCAGGCCGATCTACGCGCCGAAGCCACGATCAAGGCGATCCTCGCCGAGCATGCGCCGGACTACGCCTTCCACGGCGAAGAAGGCGGCCGCGTCGGCGGCGAACATTCCGATCTCACCTGGCTGGTCGATCCGCTCGACGGCACCACCAACTTCCTCTGGGGCGCGCCGCTGTTCGGCACCTGCATTGCGCTTGCGCGTGGCGATGAGGTGCTCGCAGGCGTCATCAACATGCCGGTGCTCGGCGAGTTGTTGTGGGCCGAGCAGGGCAAGGGCGCGTTTTTGAACGGCAAGCCGATCCGCGTCAGCGACAAGACGCGCATCGAAGACGCCGTCATCGCCTTCGGCATTCCGCACGCAGGGAAACCAGGCCACGACCTTTTCCGTGAAGAGATGGGCCGGCTCTCGCGCAAAGCCACCGGCGTGCGCCGCACCGGCTCTGCCGCCGTCGATCTCGCTTACGTCGCGTGCGGCCGTTGGGACGCTTACGTCGAGCGCATCGTCGCCGCATGGGACATGGCCGCAGGCGTCGGCATCATCATTGAAGCCGGCGGCGCGGCGACCGATGCCGACGGCAATCCACTGAAGCTTCACGGCGGCAGCGTCTGCGCCGGCGCGCCCGCGCTGATCGCGCCGCTCACCGCCGAAATGCGAGCCGCAGGCGCAAGTCTCGACTCAGAAAGAGCGAAAGCATGA